In Marivirga salinae, a single window of DNA contains:
- the mfd gene encoding transcription-repair coupling factor, translating to MKIKDFLKLYKDDAILQTMVASLKPNEDQTIQFKGLVGSLDAIAVAVSHLLNHQNQLIILHDKEEAAYFQNDLQNLLDFKEPLLFPTSYKRPYQFDDIENANVLMRAEILNRINNKSSTGEIIVTYPEALSEKVINKKSLKSNTFTAKVGENLDVEFIAELLQTYDFEPTDFVYEPGQYAIRGGIIDIFSYASDEPFRIELFGNEIDSIRTFDVASQLSTETVKQINIIPNVQTKLLEESRESLLEYLPNNTKIWFKDYKQTLDVLEQYFDKASHSFQEILESTQQTKVVLEPEMLFETPESFKKGLEKYIKVEFGNRFYLKANQEFEYQAKPQPSFNKNFDLIAENLSSNQEAGLVNIISSESLTQTERLKNIFEEIDSFIKFQSLPHTLRAGFVDEQLKLACYTDHQIFERFHRYKTKDKQSKSKAITIRELKNLQPGDFVTHIDYGVGRFAGMDKVDNNGKKQEVIRLIYRDNDLLYVSIHALHKISKYSGKEGNNPTISKLGSPEWENKKKKAKKQVKDIAKDLIELYAKRKSAPGFACEKDSFLQAELESSFIYEDTPDQAKSTADVKSDMEQPHPMDRLVCGDVGFGKTEVAIRAAFKAVDNNKQVAVLVPTTILAMQHFRTFSERLEKMPVTVEYINRFKTTKQIKDILKRTAEGKVDILIGTHRIVNKDVKFKDLGLLVIDEEQKFGVSVKDKLKQFRVNVDVLTLTATPIPRTLHFSLMGARDLSVIQTPPPNRQPVTTQLNTFNEEVLRDAIAFELQRGGQVFFVHNRIGDIEQVGNIILKLVPDARIGVAHGQMDGAKLEKAMMRFIEGEYDVLVSTNIIESGLDIPNANTIIINHAHMFGMSDLHQMRGRVGRSNKKAFCYLLTPPTIGLSSDSRKRLTTLEEFSDLGDGFKVAMRDLDIRGAGNMLGAEQSGFITDLGFDMYHKILDDAVAELKESHFADLFKDELAKKAKIIAQDCTIETDLEILIPEDYVGNITERLSLYSQLDNIKNEEELGVFEKSLEDRFGKIPEPVYDLIETVRIRWKAESLGFEKLLIKNGSLKAYFVSADNKKYFNSDIFGRILTFVQTHPKKCKMKDYKGRPILKIEDIENIEQAKAIIFDMAGEEITES from the coding sequence TTGAAGATTAAAGACTTTCTAAAATTATATAAAGATGATGCCATCTTGCAAACGATGGTGGCTTCCCTAAAACCCAACGAAGACCAGACCATCCAATTTAAAGGATTGGTGGGCAGTTTGGATGCCATAGCCGTTGCGGTTTCGCATCTTTTAAATCATCAAAACCAACTCATCATTTTGCATGATAAGGAGGAAGCGGCATACTTTCAAAATGACTTACAAAACCTTTTAGATTTTAAAGAGCCCCTCCTATTCCCCACTTCTTACAAAAGGCCTTATCAGTTTGATGATATAGAAAATGCCAATGTGTTGATGAGAGCTGAAATTCTGAACCGCATCAATAACAAATCCTCCACAGGAGAAATTATTGTGACTTATCCGGAGGCACTATCCGAAAAAGTAATCAATAAAAAATCATTAAAGTCGAACACCTTCACTGCCAAAGTGGGCGAAAATCTGGATGTGGAATTCATTGCAGAGTTATTACAAACCTATGACTTTGAACCTACTGATTTTGTGTACGAACCCGGGCAATATGCCATTCGAGGTGGAATCATAGATATCTTTTCTTATGCCAGCGATGAACCTTTCAGAATAGAATTATTCGGTAATGAAATTGATAGTATCCGTACTTTTGATGTGGCTTCCCAGCTTTCCACAGAAACGGTTAAGCAAATCAACATCATCCCTAATGTGCAAACCAAATTATTAGAAGAAAGCAGAGAATCTTTGCTTGAATATCTTCCAAATAACACCAAAATTTGGTTTAAGGATTATAAGCAAACCCTAGATGTACTTGAGCAATATTTCGATAAAGCTTCCCATTCTTTTCAGGAAATATTAGAAAGCACTCAGCAAACAAAAGTGGTTTTAGAACCCGAAATGTTGTTTGAAACCCCGGAAAGTTTCAAAAAAGGACTGGAAAAATATATTAAAGTAGAATTTGGCAATCGCTTTTATTTAAAAGCCAATCAGGAATTTGAATATCAAGCCAAACCCCAACCATCTTTCAATAAAAACTTTGATTTAATTGCGGAGAATTTATCCAGCAATCAGGAAGCGGGATTGGTTAATATCATTTCTTCGGAATCTTTAACTCAAACCGAGCGACTGAAAAACATATTTGAAGAAATTGACTCTTTCATCAAATTTCAGTCTTTGCCCCATACTTTGAGAGCTGGATTTGTAGATGAACAATTAAAACTAGCCTGCTATACCGATCACCAAATCTTCGAGCGTTTCCACAGATATAAAACAAAGGACAAGCAAAGCAAATCCAAAGCCATCACCATACGGGAATTGAAAAACCTTCAGCCAGGTGATTTTGTGACCCATATCGATTATGGTGTGGGGCGTTTTGCAGGTATGGATAAGGTGGACAATAACGGCAAAAAGCAAGAAGTCATCCGTTTAATTTATCGGGACAATGATTTGCTTTATGTAAGCATTCATGCCCTCCACAAAATTTCAAAATACAGCGGAAAAGAAGGAAACAATCCTACCATCAGTAAATTAGGCTCGCCTGAATGGGAAAACAAAAAGAAGAAAGCCAAGAAGCAGGTAAAAGACATCGCCAAAGATTTAATTGAACTTTACGCCAAAAGAAAATCTGCTCCTGGTTTTGCTTGCGAAAAAGATAGCTTCCTACAAGCCGAATTGGAATCTTCTTTTATTTATGAAGATACACCTGATCAGGCAAAATCTACTGCTGACGTAAAATCAGATATGGAACAGCCACACCCTATGGACAGATTAGTCTGCGGAGATGTGGGATTCGGGAAAACGGAAGTTGCCATTCGAGCAGCTTTCAAAGCGGTGGACAACAATAAACAAGTGGCGGTTTTAGTGCCAACGACCATTTTAGCTATGCAACATTTCAGGACTTTCTCTGAAAGACTGGAAAAAATGCCGGTTACAGTGGAATACATTAACCGATTTAAGACCACCAAGCAGATCAAAGATATTCTTAAGCGAACCGCAGAAGGCAAAGTCGATATTCTGATAGGAACGCACCGAATCGTGAATAAAGATGTGAAATTTAAGGATTTGGGCTTATTGGTGATTGATGAAGAGCAGAAATTTGGAGTTTCGGTAAAAGATAAATTGAAGCAATTCCGTGTGAATGTGGATGTACTGACCCTAACTGCCACACCAATTCCTAGGACTTTGCATTTTAGCCTGATGGGCGCAAGGGATTTAAGTGTGATTCAAACTCCTCCTCCCAACCGTCAGCCTGTGACCACTCAATTAAACACCTTCAATGAAGAAGTTTTGCGTGATGCAATTGCTTTTGAATTGCAAAGAGGCGGCCAGGTGTTTTTTGTGCACAACCGAATTGGAGATATCGAACAAGTAGGTAATATCATTCTCAAATTAGTGCCCGATGCCCGAATTGGCGTTGCCCATGGACAAATGGATGGGGCCAAATTGGAGAAAGCGATGATGCGCTTTATTGAAGGCGAATATGATGTGCTGGTTTCCACCAATATCATCGAATCAGGATTGGATATCCCAAATGCCAATACCATTATCATCAATCATGCACATATGTTTGGTATGTCCGATTTGCACCAAATGAGAGGTCGGGTTGGGCGTTCCAATAAAAAAGCTTTTTGCTATCTTTTGACTCCGCCTACCATAGGATTGAGTTCCGATTCAAGAAAACGATTGACCACTTTGGAAGAATTTTCTGATTTGGGAGATGGCTTTAAAGTCGCCATGCGAGATTTGGATATCAGAGGTGCAGGAAATATGCTGGGAGCCGAGCAAAGTGGATTTATAACCGATTTAGGCTTCGATATGTATCATAAAATATTAGATGATGCCGTTGCCGAATTGAAAGAAAGCCATTTTGCCGATTTATTTAAAGATGAATTAGCCAAAAAGGCAAAAATCATCGCACAGGATTGCACCATAGAAACCGATTTGGAAATCCTGATCCCTGAAGATTATGTGGGCAATATCACCGAAAGATTGAGCCTTTATTCTCAATTGGATAATATCAAAAATGAAGAAGAATTAGGTGTTTTTGAAAAATCATTGGAAGATCGTTTCGGAAAAATACCAGAGCCTGTTTACGATTTAATAGAAACCGTACGTATCCGCTGGAAAGCCGAAAGCCTTGGTTTTGAGAAATTGTTAATTAAAAATGGCAGTTTAAAAGCTTACTTTGTTTCTGCGGATAATAAAAAATACTTCAATTCAGATATCTTCGGCAGGATTTTAACTTTCGTTCAAACGCATCCTAAAAAGTGCAAAATGAAAGACTACAAAGGCAGACCGATATTGAAAATAGAGGATATAGAAAACATAGAACAAGCCAAAGCTATTATATTTGATATGGCTGGAGAAGAAATTACAGAATCATGA
- a CDS encoding nucleotidyltransferase family protein, with protein MINVKQKEFILQTLAEYNPKSVGVFGSYARGENTSTSDLDILVDFENSPDLLEIIGIEQKLTEKLGIKVDLITTRSLHPSLKDYVEKDLIALA; from the coding sequence ATGATTAATGTCAAGCAAAAAGAATTTATTCTCCAAACCCTAGCGGAATATAACCCAAAATCAGTAGGTGTCTTTGGTTCTTATGCTCGCGGAGAGAATACCTCCACTAGTGATCTAGATATTTTGGTTGATTTTGAAAACTCTCCTGATTTATTAGAGATAATAGGAATAGAGCAAAAACTGACTGAAAAACTTGGTATTAAAGTTGATTTAATTACGACTCGCTCTTTGCATCCAAGCCTAAAAGATTATGTTGAAAAAGATTTAATAGCCTTGGCTTAA
- a CDS encoding glycosyltransferase family 2 protein encodes MINKLSIIIPAFNEARTIALVLEKIKEVELINNIEKEVIIINDASTDNTEETIRTYQNNNPELTILYFSQQINMGKGAALNRAIQETSGEYLVVQDADLEYDPKEYNTLLQPVVDGVADVVYGSRFQGGNPHRVLFFWHTLGNKFLTFLSNMLTNLNLTDMETGYKLIKTPIAKSLNLREKRFGFEPEVTAKIAKVKDIRIYEVGISYYGRTYADGKKVCWKDGFRAIYCIIKFNLF; translated from the coding sequence ATGATTAATAAACTCTCAATCATCATACCTGCCTTTAACGAAGCTCGTACTATTGCCTTGGTTTTAGAAAAGATAAAAGAGGTGGAACTCATTAATAATATTGAAAAAGAGGTGATTATTATCAATGATGCTTCAACTGATAATACAGAAGAAACAATTCGAACTTATCAAAATAATAATCCAGAACTTACAATTCTTTATTTTTCCCAGCAAATAAACATGGGTAAAGGAGCAGCTTTAAATAGAGCCATTCAGGAAACCAGTGGTGAATATTTAGTAGTCCAGGATGCCGACCTAGAATACGATCCTAAAGAATATAATACTCTTTTACAACCTGTTGTAGATGGTGTAGCCGATGTTGTTTATGGAAGTCGTTTTCAGGGAGGTAATCCCCATAGGGTTCTTTTTTTTTGGCATACTTTAGGAAATAAATTTCTTACCTTTCTTTCTAATATGTTGACCAATCTTAATTTAACAGATATGGAAACAGGTTACAAATTGATAAAAACACCTATAGCTAAAAGTTTGAACTTGAGAGAGAAGCGATTCGGGTTTGAGCCAGAGGTGACAGCCAAAATAGCAAAAGTGAAAGATATAAGAATATATGAAGTAGGGATATCCTATTACGGAAGGACTTATGCAGATGGTAAAAAGGTTTGCTGGAAGGATGGATTTAGAGCAATCTACTGCATTATAAAATTTAACCTCTTCTAG
- a CDS encoding tRNA-binding protein, whose protein sequence is MNEQTNEISWNDFSKVEMRVGTIVEAAKFPEAKKPAYKLQIDFGELGMRKTSAQITNLYKLEDLPGKKIVAVLNFPPKQIANFMSECLVLGAVDGDKISLLSVEKDAKNGLKIG, encoded by the coding sequence ATGAATGAACAGACTAATGAAATAAGCTGGAACGATTTTTCCAAAGTTGAAATGCGGGTGGGAACTATAGTGGAAGCAGCCAAATTCCCTGAAGCCAAAAAACCTGCTTATAAGTTGCAAATTGATTTTGGTGAGTTGGGCATGAGAAAGACTTCTGCTCAGATCACTAATCTCTATAAATTGGAAGATTTACCTGGCAAAAAGATAGTGGCGGTCTTGAATTTTCCACCCAAGCAGATAGCGAACTTCATGAGCGAATGTTTGGTTTTAGGAGCGGTAGATGGAGATAAAATTAGTCTGCTAAGCGTTGAAAAAGACGCTAAAAATGGATTGAAAATTGGATAA
- a CDS encoding ArnT family glycosyltransferase, protein MNIPPITIKYKSWLYLLILSLVFAGVYIYTFDSKIAVLGDNAYYYILGKALAEGEGYVNISNINKPPNYHYPPGYPAIIGLTLFLGASTFSIKVLNGIFLLLTIYIFYFLFKKLLNEDIAFIASLMILLNSHILYYSSIMMSEIPFMFFSGLSILLFFKASEKGYNIKDLNFIGALLSMLIAYYIRSLGLAIFAGFFLHFIIKRQWKYLVICFFFLVVGALPWFIRGQHTESSSYLNQLSLINPYQPALGRAGFGDFAERVLENISRYITFEIPSALFPNIDPDYWNDATLGDWVIGSILIGIAILGLISQRKHRWILIGYTLGTFGILMIWPSVWIGVRFIVPFIPILIYTFLNGINEIFQRIASALGQKSLTPLLLLFILLFAWGPIKNLHKTAKADYYPALNNYFKIANWLSKNVKQDAVVSCAKPALLYLKAKTFTMRYKFDQNPGELIQDLEDKQVDYVVLDQFYKNTYKYLIPAIRNYPQRFQKVIELEKPNTYLLKFKEKND, encoded by the coding sequence ATGAATATTCCCCCTATTACTATAAAGTATAAGTCATGGTTATACTTATTAATTCTGTCATTAGTTTTTGCTGGAGTTTATATTTATACCTTTGATTCTAAAATTGCTGTTCTGGGCGACAATGCCTATTATTACATTTTGGGAAAAGCATTAGCTGAGGGTGAAGGTTACGTAAACATTTCAAACATAAACAAACCACCCAATTATCATTATCCTCCTGGCTACCCTGCAATTATTGGTCTGACTTTGTTTTTGGGTGCAAGCACCTTTTCTATAAAGGTATTAAATGGCATTTTTCTTCTTTTGACTATCTATATATTTTATTTTCTTTTCAAGAAGCTTCTAAATGAAGATATTGCTTTTATTGCCTCTTTAATGATTCTACTTAACTCACATATCTTGTATTATTCTTCTATTATGATGTCTGAGATACCTTTTATGTTTTTCAGTGGACTATCTATTTTACTGTTTTTCAAGGCATCAGAGAAGGGTTACAATATAAAGGATTTAAACTTTATTGGCGCTTTACTAAGCATGTTGATTGCCTATTATATCAGGTCGTTAGGATTGGCAATTTTTGCAGGCTTTTTTTTACATTTTATCATTAAGAGACAATGGAAATACTTGGTCATTTGTTTCTTCTTTTTAGTTGTTGGAGCCTTACCCTGGTTTATTAGAGGACAACATACAGAAAGTAGCTCTTACTTGAATCAACTTTCACTAATAAATCCGTACCAGCCAGCTTTAGGTAGGGCTGGATTTGGAGATTTTGCAGAAAGGGTTCTTGAAAATATATCTCGGTACATAACCTTCGAAATACCATCAGCCTTATTTCCAAATATCGATCCAGATTACTGGAATGATGCAACCCTAGGAGATTGGGTCATTGGTAGCATCTTGATTGGGATTGCTATTTTAGGACTAATAAGTCAAAGGAAACATAGATGGATTTTAATTGGCTATACTCTTGGAACATTTGGAATATTAATGATTTGGCCATCAGTATGGATCGGAGTCCGGTTTATTGTTCCGTTTATCCCCATATTAATTTACACTTTTCTCAACGGGATAAATGAAATATTTCAAAGAATCGCATCTGCTTTAGGTCAAAAATCTTTAACGCCTTTATTGCTTTTATTTATTCTACTATTTGCTTGGGGTCCAATTAAGAACCTCCACAAAACAGCAAAGGCTGACTATTATCCTGCTCTGAATAATTATTTTAAAATCGCCAATTGGTTAAGTAAAAACGTGAAGCAGGATGCAGTGGTCAGTTGCGCTAAACCAGCCCTGCTATATTTAAAGGCTAAGACTTTTACAATGAGGTATAAATTTGACCAAAATCCCGGTGAATTAATTCAAGATTTGGAAGATAAACAAGTTGATTATGTAGTTCTTGATCAGTTTTATAAAAATACTTATAAATATTTGATTCCAGCCATAAGAAATTATCCTCAGCGTTTTCAAAAGGTGATTGAACTAGAAAAGCCCAATACCTATTTATTAAAGTTTAAGGAAAAAAATGATTAA
- a CDS encoding MutS-related protein — MTIADKSEFYSNKINLFKSEVEKYRKLTNRFGTFRVLYFLATIVLSVYFINERDGFATSLVLIPFPLIFGWLVNRHKSKKRLLELSRNRILILNEEIDRLNLKLDKLPSGDRFNESLHEYAPDMDIFGRHSVFSLVNRSALTFGQESLATWLKNPATKEEILTRQEAVEEIKNEFEWRLEWWAESRLKEGKGEDEDLKGLFSFFSKSEEEKIKPIFKFIPYIALFQLSLFFILSLTGFLPWSFVGLGFLINILLLIPIQKTIMRLQAETEQIAVHLEQHKNLFKMAEEKKVEASLFKNLQSHFQNPKASQKINKLSKILNWMHSRAGMMYWIINPFLQIDYWVLNNVIHWKNQYGKSIQGWFNAIGDWEAIMSMADFAFAHDNYKNAEILDTKCDLRAKDLGHPLLAHNERVCNDFEMMGPGAVTLITGANMSGKSTFERSLGVNMVLAQMGAVCCVESFELSPLQLFTSMRTQDNLEENTSSFYAELKRLKQLVDMTKVPQERPIFYLLDEILKGTNSEDRNIGAESLIRQLMKTNSMGLISTHDLSLAKLEDELDNFQNYSFNSDVSGEEILFDYKLHNAPCHTFNAVPLMRKMGIEIIPAP; from the coding sequence ATGACCATAGCTGATAAATCTGAATTCTACAGCAACAAAATAAATCTTTTCAAAAGCGAAGTTGAAAAATACCGAAAGCTTACCAATCGATTCGGGACTTTTCGTGTATTATATTTTTTAGCCACAATTGTTTTGTCTGTTTATTTCATCAATGAAAGAGATGGGTTCGCTACCTCATTAGTGCTTATTCCCTTTCCTTTAATATTTGGATGGTTGGTCAATCGTCATAAATCGAAAAAAAGATTACTGGAGCTTAGTCGAAATAGAATCTTAATTCTAAATGAGGAAATTGACCGATTAAACTTAAAATTAGATAAACTTCCGAGTGGTGATCGATTTAATGAAAGTTTACATGAATACGCTCCTGACATGGATATATTTGGAAGACATTCCGTTTTTTCATTAGTCAATAGAAGTGCTTTAACTTTTGGTCAGGAAAGCTTAGCGACTTGGCTTAAAAATCCAGCCACCAAAGAAGAAATCTTAACAAGGCAAGAAGCAGTAGAAGAAATCAAAAATGAATTTGAATGGCGATTAGAATGGTGGGCAGAAAGTCGCTTAAAAGAAGGAAAGGGTGAAGATGAGGACTTAAAAGGTCTTTTTAGTTTTTTCTCTAAGTCTGAAGAGGAGAAAATTAAGCCGATATTCAAATTCATTCCATATATAGCGCTTTTTCAATTATCGCTCTTTTTCATTTTATCACTCACTGGGTTTTTACCTTGGTCATTTGTGGGTTTAGGCTTTCTAATCAATATATTGCTATTGATCCCCATTCAGAAAACCATTATGCGCCTTCAGGCTGAAACGGAGCAGATTGCAGTCCATCTAGAACAGCATAAAAATCTTTTTAAAATGGCTGAGGAAAAGAAAGTGGAAGCTTCTTTATTTAAAAATTTACAAAGTCACTTTCAAAACCCTAAAGCCTCGCAAAAAATCAATAAGCTTTCCAAAATTCTCAATTGGATGCATTCTCGTGCCGGAATGATGTATTGGATAATTAATCCATTTTTGCAGATTGATTATTGGGTTTTGAATAATGTAATACACTGGAAAAACCAATATGGCAAATCTATTCAAGGCTGGTTTAATGCGATTGGTGATTGGGAAGCCATTATGAGCATGGCAGATTTTGCTTTTGCACATGACAACTATAAAAATGCTGAAATATTAGACACAAAATGTGATTTAAGAGCAAAAGATTTGGGACATCCTTTATTGGCTCATAATGAAAGAGTATGCAATGATTTTGAAATGATGGGCCCAGGTGCGGTAACTTTAATTACGGGTGCTAATATGAGTGGGAAAAGTACTTTTGAGCGCTCATTAGGTGTCAATATGGTATTGGCACAAATGGGTGCAGTCTGCTGTGTTGAAAGCTTCGAATTAAGTCCGCTACAATTATTTACCAGCATGCGAACGCAGGATAATTTAGAAGAAAACACTTCTTCTTTCTATGCTGAGTTAAAAAGATTAAAGCAATTGGTCGATATGACAAAAGTGCCACAAGAACGCCCGATTTTCTACTTACTAGATGAGATTCTAAAAGGCACCAATTCAGAGGATAGAAACATAGGAGCTGAAAGTTTGATTAGGCAACTGATGAAAACCAACAGCATGGGCTTAATTTCTACCCACGATTTATCCTTAGCAAAACTGGAAGATGAATTAGATAATTTCCAAAACTACAGCTTCAACAGTGATGTAAGCGGAGAGGAAATATTATTTGATTACAAATTGCATAATGCTCCTTGCCATACTTTTAATGCGGTGCCGTTGATGAGGAAAATGGGGATTGAGATAATTCCAGCTCCCTAA
- a CDS encoding HepT-like ribonuclease domain-containing protein, giving the protein MKKNPLIYLNHIKDCILKIQEYTSSINERDFLNNSLIQDGVIRNLEIIGEATKQLDPEFRLKYPNIEWKKIAGMRDKLIHDYIGVDLWAVWAVVEKVIPEFKEELTIIISREKNKNQ; this is encoded by the coding sequence ATGAAGAAAAACCCTCTCATTTATTTAAATCATATAAAAGATTGTATTTTAAAAATTCAAGAATATACATCTAGTATTAATGAAAGAGATTTTCTAAATAATTCTCTTATTCAAGATGGCGTAATAAGAAATCTTGAGATAATTGGAGAAGCCACAAAGCAACTTGACCCTGAGTTTAGATTAAAATATCCGAATATCGAATGGAAGAAGATTGCGGGAATGCGAGACAAATTGATACACGATTACATTGGTGTGGATTTATGGGCAGTTTGGGCTGTAGTTGAAAAAGTAATTCCTGAATTTAAAGAAGAATTAACTATTATTATTAGTAGGGAAAAGAACAAAAACCAATAA
- the gpmI gene encoding 2,3-bisphosphoglycerate-independent phosphoglycerate mutase: protein MNKKVILMILDGWGLATNKEVSAIDKANTPFVDSLYGKYKNSKLDASGLAVGLPEGQMGNSEVGHMNIGAGRVVYQDLVKINKAIEEKSIKENPVWAEAMDYAKKNNKKVHFIGLVSDGGVHSHIGHLKGLLSLAHDEGVQNLFVHAFTDGRDTDPNGGKAYLKDVEEHAEKTGAKIASVTGRYFAMDRDNRWERVKLAYDAMVKGEGKTTDSISNAIQSSYDEGVTDEFIKPIIHTENGNPVAKIEEGDVVISFNFRTDRGREITQALTQKAFPEQDMKPLDLHYITMTKYDDTFKGVKVLFEKDNLVNTLGEVLEKHGKKQIRIAETEKYPHVTFFFSGGRETEFEGEKRLMCPSPKVATYDLKPEMSAYDIRDKIIPELKKGEADFVCLNFANPDMVGHTGVFEAAVKACETVDSCAQAVTEAAKENGYAAIIIADHGNSDYMVNEDGSPNTAHTTNLVPCILVDDTFNGSIKDGKLGDLAPTILKIMDVEIPKEMTGDILIS from the coding sequence ATGAACAAAAAAGTAATCTTAATGATATTGGATGGCTGGGGTTTAGCCACCAACAAAGAAGTTTCCGCTATAGATAAAGCCAATACCCCTTTTGTGGATAGCCTTTATGGCAAATACAAAAACAGCAAACTGGATGCCTCTGGTTTGGCAGTGGGTTTGCCTGAAGGGCAGATGGGAAATTCCGAAGTCGGACATATGAACATTGGCGCAGGCAGAGTGGTCTATCAGGATTTAGTGAAAATCAATAAAGCAATAGAGGAAAAATCCATCAAGGAAAACCCTGTTTGGGCTGAGGCCATGGATTATGCTAAAAAGAACAATAAAAAAGTGCATTTTATTGGATTGGTTTCTGATGGAGGCGTTCATTCTCACATTGGGCATTTGAAAGGCTTGTTGAGCCTGGCTCATGATGAAGGCGTTCAAAATTTATTCGTTCATGCCTTTACTGATGGAAGAGATACTGACCCAAATGGTGGAAAAGCTTATTTGAAGGATGTTGAAGAACATGCTGAAAAAACAGGAGCAAAAATCGCTTCCGTTACGGGTAGATATTTCGCCATGGACAGAGACAACCGATGGGAAAGAGTAAAATTGGCTTATGATGCCATGGTGAAAGGGGAAGGTAAAACGACTGACTCCATATCGAATGCCATACAGTCTTCTTATGATGAAGGCGTTACGGATGAATTTATCAAACCTATTATTCATACTGAAAATGGAAATCCTGTTGCCAAAATTGAAGAAGGCGATGTGGTAATTTCATTTAATTTCAGAACGGATAGAGGTAGGGAAATCACACAGGCTTTAACCCAAAAAGCATTCCCTGAGCAGGATATGAAGCCATTGGATTTGCATTACATCACCATGACCAAGTATGATGATACTTTCAAAGGCGTAAAAGTGCTCTTCGAAAAGGATAATTTGGTCAACACTTTAGGTGAGGTTTTAGAAAAACACGGCAAAAAGCAAATCCGAATTGCTGAGACTGAAAAGTATCCGCATGTGACTTTCTTTTTCTCTGGCGGAAGGGAAACGGAATTTGAAGGTGAGAAACGCTTGATGTGCCCTTCTCCAAAAGTAGCTACATACGACTTAAAACCAGAAATGAGTGCCTATGACATCCGAGATAAAATCATTCCTGAATTGAAAAAAGGTGAGGCTGATTTCGTTTGCTTGAATTTTGCCAATCCTGATATGGTAGGGCATACGGGAGTATTTGAGGCGGCAGTAAAAGCTTGCGAAACGGTGGATAGTTGTGCTCAGGCCGTGACCGAAGCAGCCAAGGAAAATGGATATGCGGCCATCATCATAGCTGACCATGGTAATTCCGATTATATGGTCAATGAAGATGGAAGTCCGAACACCGCTCATACCACCAACTTAGTGCCTTGCATTTTGGTTGATGATACCTTTAACGGTAGCATTAAAGATGGTAAATTAGGGGATTTAGCGCCCACTATTTTAAAAATTATGGATGTTGAAATTCCTAAAGAAATGACGGGTGACATACTGATTAGTTAA